The genomic segment TTCTGGGCGGGACCGGCCGAGTCCAGGGTAAGTCCGCGGAGGGTGCTGGCGGTGAAGTGTTGCGTCATGGTGTTCTCCATTTGTAACGGGTGAAAGGCAAGGATCATGCAGCGCGCCACAACGCAAGATTAGAGCCGCATGGCAACCTACTGGTTATCATCTGCCCACAGTTCATAACCATTCGGACCTTTTCCCCGTGACGTCGGACGGCATTTCCCAACTGCTGGATCACATTGGCCTGCGCACGAACACCTACTACGCCGGTCCTTTGTGCGGTCTGCATGATTTTGGCGCCGGCGATGGTGTCGGCCATCTTCATGTCATTCGATCCGGGGAGATACGCGCGGTGCAGGTGGGGCACCCCGACATCCATGTGCGGGAGCCGACGCTGCTCTTCTATCCCCGTCCGATCGATCACCGCCTGGATATCGATGAATCCGTCGCCGCCGACGTGCTGTGCGCCCGCGTGAGCTACGAGGCCGGCAGGGAAAATCCGATCACCCAGTCCTTCCCCGCCGTGGTGGTCATACCCTTCGCGGCGATGCGGCGCATCGACACCACACTGGTCTCCCTGTTCGCTGAAGCGATGGAAGACATGCCGGGGAGGCGGGCGATGCTGGATCGGTTATGTGACATTCTGGTGATCCAGATCGTCCGTTTCGCCATTGCGCAGAACTTTGTGCAACAGGGCGTCCTGGCCGGTCTTGCCCATCCGCGCCTGTCCAGGCTGCTGGTCGATCTGTTGAACGATCCCCGGCAGCCCTGGACGGTGGACCACATGGCGACCCGGACCCATCAATCGCGCAACGGTTTTATCCGGGAGTTCGGTCGGGTCCTCGGCGATACGCCGGCGGATTTCCTTACCCAGATACGCATCGCCATGGCAATGCGTCTGTTGCGCAAGGGGCGCCCGGTTGCGCTGGTGGCCGGGGAGGTGGGCTACAACAGCCAGCCCGCCTTTTCCCGGGCCTTCGCCAGAGAGGTCGGCAGCAGTCCTTCAGACTGGTTGCGGGAGACTCAGGAAGGTAAGTGAGTTGCGGCCATACTCCATGGAGTCCATCATTGTTTCTTGGGCAAGGGAGAGCCATGATCCGGATCTCGATTCCACTGTTGATGGTCTGGGCGCTGGGAGTGTCGGCGGCGCCGCCCTCGGTCGAAAGAACTCTCTCCTTGCAGATTTCGGTGGCCCGTCCATTGACAGGGGGGACCCTTGATTATGACGAACTGCTCAATGCCATGGGCGATGTCTCCATCGTTCTGCTGGGAGAGGCCACCCATGGCAGCCGGGAGTTCTACCGGGAGCGTGCTCGCATCACCCGGCGCCTGATCGAGGAAAAGGGCTTCGACGGGGTAGTGCTGGAAGCGCCCTGGGAACCGGTGCGCCGGCTAGATGCCTACATCGCCGGTGGGTTGGGGAGCGCCGAGGAAGCCCTTGCCGGTTTTGCGCGCTATCCCCGCTGGCCCTGGCGCAATCAAGAGGTGCTGGATTTCGCCCGCTGGCTGCGGGTCTACAACGAAACCAGGCCGGATTCGCCGCTGCGGGTCTTCGGCATGGACCTGTACAGCGTGCCCGAGTCCGCCGGCGCGGTGGCCGCTTATCTGGATGCCATATCTCCCGCCGAGGCCGCGACGGCCCGGGAGGACTATCGCTGCTTCTCCTCCTATCTGGACGAGCCCCAGGAGTACGGACTGGCGGTGGTGCTGCACCACCAGGCCGGCTGCGGCGCCGGCGTCCGGCGGCAACTGGCCTGGATGCAACTGCGGGTCAATGGTGTGGAGATCGCCGACGAGGCGCTGTTCGCCGCTTGGCAGAGCGCCCATACCGTGGCCAGCGGCGAGGCCTATTACCGGGCCGTGCACCAGAACTGGGTGGGGTCATGGAATCTGCGGGAAACCCATCTGGCCGATACCCTGGATCGCCTGAGAACCTGGCTGGGTGCCCGCCTGGGGAGGGAGGCACGGCTGGTGGTGTGGGCCCACAATACCCACCAGGGCGATGCACGGGCCACGGACCAGGCCGTCACCGGCGAATTGAGTCTGGGGCAATTGATGCGGGAACGCCATGGGGACAAGGTGTTCCTGGTGGGGCTGACCACCTACCATGGACAGGTGCGGGCTTCCTCGGAATGGGGTGGCCGGGACCGGGTCAAGAATCTGCGGCCGGCACGGCGCGGAAGCTGGTCGGCCCTGCTGCATCAGGCCCGCCAGCCGGCCTTGCTGATGGTGTTTGCCGGCCATCCGGCCCTGGCCGCCGCCTTTGGGAAAAAGCGCCTGGACCGGGCCGTGGGGGTGAACTACCTGCCCGGCGACGAGCGGGCCATGCACTACTACCATGTCCGCCTGTCCCGGCAGTTCGATGCCGTGATCCACTGGGACCGGACCACGCCCCTAGTGCCACTGGAGGGGGCACACCCTAACGCGGATGGTCGCTAGCGCCACCCCCGTGAAATGCGCAAAGGCCAATTGAACGCCCCCCCCATCCCAGCCCTGGGGCGGGGCTGCCCATCGGCTTGCTCTGCTCGATATTACGGGGCACTCCGTAGCGGCACCGAGGGGTTGCGGCTGGCGCCGTCCGCCGCTTTCCCACTGACCTACCTGCGCGCTAGGGGATTTGGAACGGGATCGCCGATCCGGGTCAGGGTGTTGCGGTCGGTGTGATGGAACAGCTCGTCCTGGCCGTGTATTTTGAGCACCGTGTCTTCCTCGTAGGACCAGGTGCCGTCCGGGTTGATGCTGACCTGGATGCGGAACTCCACGGTGCGAAAGGCGTGTTGCAGGAAGGGCGCGGAGCGGATGCCGAAGCTGTCGTCTTCCTCTCGCGCCACCAGTTCGAAGCGGGTGGCATCGGCCGCCGCTTTGCCCCCCGCCATCACCACCTGGGCGCGGGGGATGGTCAGGGTGTGGATCACCGTGCCGGTGGCGGGCTCCCACAGCCAATAACCCACCTGGTCATGGTAGGTCTTGACCTGGTCGGGCTTGGTGACGTGGGTGTGGTAGCGCAGGCCGTAGAAAAGCTGGGGGCCGTTGGTCTGGGGATCGATCGGTTGCAGCTCGATGCGTTCCACATAGGCCTGTTGTTTCGGTCCCTCGGCCTTAGGCTTGACGTCCAGGCCCCGGGTTCCCTGCCAGATGCCGGCCATCCCCGTCAGGGGACCGAGATTGTTCAGGGTATCGGGATCAACGTCCCGGGGCTCGGTGTAGATATCGGCCGGATAGGCGTCCATGGGGGGCT from the Denitratisoma oestradiolicum genome contains:
- a CDS encoding cupin domain-containing protein; translation: MTSDGISQLLDHIGLRTNTYYAGPLCGLHDFGAGDGVGHLHVIRSGEIRAVQVGHPDIHVREPTLLFYPRPIDHRLDIDESVAADVLCARVSYEAGRENPITQSFPAVVVIPFAAMRRIDTTLVSLFAEAMEDMPGRRAMLDRLCDILVIQIVRFAIAQNFVQQGVLAGLAHPRLSRLLVDLLNDPRQPWTVDHMATRTHQSRNGFIREFGRVLGDTPADFLTQIRIAMAMRLLRKGRPVALVAGEVGYNSQPAFSRAFAREVGSSPSDWLRETQEGK
- a CDS encoding erythromycin esterase family protein; translation: MIRISIPLLMVWALGVSAAPPSVERTLSLQISVARPLTGGTLDYDELLNAMGDVSIVLLGEATHGSREFYRERARITRRLIEEKGFDGVVLEAPWEPVRRLDAYIAGGLGSAEEALAGFARYPRWPWRNQEVLDFARWLRVYNETRPDSPLRVFGMDLYSVPESAGAVAAYLDAISPAEAATAREDYRCFSSYLDEPQEYGLAVVLHHQAGCGAGVRRQLAWMQLRVNGVEIADEALFAAWQSAHTVASGEAYYRAVHQNWVGSWNLRETHLADTLDRLRTWLGARLGREARLVVWAHNTHQGDARATDQAVTGELSLGQLMRERHGDKVFLVGLTTYHGQVRASSEWGGRDRVKNLRPARRGSWSALLHQARQPALLMVFAGHPALAAAFGKKRLDRAVGVNYLPGDERAMHYYHVRLSRQFDAVIHWDRTTPLVPLEGAHPNADGR
- a CDS encoding FABP family protein, encoding MDAYPADIYTEPRDVDPDTLNNLGPLTGMAGIWQGTRGLDVKPKAEGPKQQAYVERIELQPIDPQTNGPQLFYGLRYHTHVTKPDQVKTYHDQVGYWLWEPATGTVIHTLTIPRAQVVMAGGKAAADATRFELVAREEDDSFGIRSAPFLQHAFRTVEFRIQVSINPDGTWSYEEDTVLKIHGQDELFHHTDRNTLTRIGDPVPNPLARR